The following is a genomic window from Chitinophaga caseinilytica.
TTCACGATCTTTTTCTTCTGCGCGGTGTCTCGTGTGGGAACGGGCGTAACAGCCGCCGAAATACGGGAAGTATCGCGGTTGCTGTATTTGGTCTGGATCACCAGCGGCTCCTGCACGGGCTCGGCATTCGCCTGGTAATTGCCGACTTCAGCGCCTTTGGGCGCCGGCAGTACCACGACTTCCGCGGCGCGCGCGGGCAAGACGGCCATCGGGGGCCGGTTTTTCAGGTGCTGCTGCAGGAGGAAAATACCGCCTCCGCCGAACGCAAGGAAGATGATCGTCCAGAAGTAAGACTGGGCGCTGTCTGTGAAGGTTTTGCGCTCCTGCTGCGGTTGTTTGGCCGCGAATTGTTTTTGCTGGCGAACGGGTGGGGGAGCGGGCGCAAACTCCCGCTGGATATAATGACTGAGCTGGTGGCTCAATTGCTGGAAAGATTCGATGTTCGCGGGATTTTCGAGCGTGGCGAGCGCGTCGTTGCAAAGGTCGCATTCCACGAGGTGCTGTTCCACCAAATGCTGTTCCACAACGGTCATCTGGCCGAGATGGTAACGGCGCATCTGGTCCCTGTTCAGACATCGTACGGGAGTGAAGATCCGGATGATCCTTTCTTGTCTTGGAGAATGACTATTCATATGCCGCCTCTTTCATATACGTAGCAACCTGTTGACGGATGCTTTTCAGCCGGTCCCTGACCTGGCCGGAATCGATGTGCCGCGAGCGCGCAAGCTCCTGCAGGGGCTTGTGCTCGAGGTAAAATTCATTAAGCAGGTCCATATCCTCGGGGATCAGCCTGCCGAGTGCATTTTCCAGCTGTGCTGCCAATGCCATTTTTTCGATGGGGTTGTTGCCGGCATGTTCTACCCGGCTTTCCAACTCGCGCATGGCCGCCGGAGGGGCCTTTCGGGTTTTACCGAAATACTGCTGGACGAGCCCGTGCATGATTTCGTTGACTCTGCCGGTGGCATGCTGCAATTGATCGAATAACTTGCCGGTCAGTTCGGGGAATACGGTTTCTGCTGGATGCCGCTCATCGAGCCCGGGTAAACAAACCGCCACCAGCAGGTGACTATACCGGTCCAATAAAACCCCGGCAGCCTCTCTTTCCCGGAATTTCCGGAAGCGGAGAAGCAGTTCCCTGTCGCTGAGGTTATTTAACTGGAGATGCATATATACTATGATTATATTTACGTAAATCCGGGCCAAAAGTTCACGGGTCACGTCATATTATTTAAACAATTAACATGCCATTAGCGATCACGATTGTGCCGGTCATGCCCCTCCGGGCGGAGCCTTCGCACCGGGCTGAAATGATTTCCCAGGCAGTTTTCGGGGAATGTCTTGAAACAGAAACCGTTACGCAAGACGGTTGGGTGAAAGTACGGATGCAATACGAAGGGTATGAGGGCTGGGTAACGCTTTCGCACCTGGAAACCATTCCGCAGGGCTTGTTCGAGGCGCCCCCCACGCATGTGGTGCGCCACTGGCAGGCCGTACTGCAGTTGAACGGAAAGCCCGTCCACGTGCCCTACGGCAGTTTGCTGAAGCTGGGCACCGCTGAATGGGGGAGCGTATCAGTAGCGGCCGGCGAAGGGATCGTGCCCTTTAAGCCGGCTCCCGCGCCGCGGGAGGCCTGGGAGCCCATTGCCATGGAATTCCTGAATACGGGGTATTTATGGGGCGGGAAAACGGTGTTCGGCACAGACTGTTCCGGCTTTACACAAACCGTGTATAAAATTCTCGGCATCCCCTTACTGAGAGACGCCTACCAGCAGGCCGCACAGGGAGAAACCATTTCGTTCCTCCAGGAAGTAAAACCCGGCGACCTGGCGTTTTTCGACAATCCCGAAGGGCGCATCACCCACGTGGGCATTATGCTCGACGAGCAGCGGATCATCCATTCGTCCGGGAAGGTGCGCATCGATCCGGTAGACAATCAAGGCATCGTGAACGCCGACACGGGCGAGCGGACGCATAAGTTGCGGCTCATCAAACGGTTGTTCTGACAGGTTTTCGTCAAAAAACAGGCCCCCACGCGCTTTGTGCATGGGGGCTTTTTATATGAAGAGAGTAGCAATTGAATTACCGGGCTTTCCCGATCAGCTCCGGCCGCCCGCTGGCGCGGATTTCCAGCTTCACGTCGGCACCATTCTCCCCGGAATATTTCCCGTCAAATACAATCTCGTTTACGCCGGCCGACAAAACAGGCAGTGCTTTTTCCAGTTTGATCGTTTCTATCAGTTGCCATTGCCGGTTGAAGAGTTGCACGGTTTTGCCGTCGCATTTCAGGAACTGGTTCCGTTTCAATGCAATGGGCAACACGAGGGCATCCTGGCGGTTGATGGCGATGGAGATCTGGTCGAAAGTGACGTCCGGATCGGATTCTTTCGTGGGCGCCAGCGTGATCATGAACGAAACGGGTTGCGGATCGGCCGGATTGTTGAAATTGAACGAGGAAAATACCGGCTCGCCGGGTTGTTTCAGGAGTTGCTGATGTTTGAAATAAGCGTTGTACACCGGCGTCAACTGGTAGGCATTACCGGGTGCCGATTCCAGGTGGAATTCGTGCTGAAGGCTCCGCATCTGCGCTTTTTGCGCTTCGGAGAAAGTGTTTTGCATGCGGGCCTGTTCCCAGGTTTTGATCAGCGCCAGCACTTCATCTTTTTTACCGTGTTTTTGCAGGGTTTCCAGACTGGTCGATAACCCGAATCCCGCGTTGTAACCTGCGCCCATGGCCAGCATCCACTCAATGTCTTCGGGCGTGGTTTC
Proteins encoded in this region:
- a CDS encoding tetratricopeptide repeat protein; translation: MRRYHLGQMTVVEQHLVEQHLVECDLCNDALATLENPANIESFQQLSHQLSHYIQREFAPAPPPVRQQKQFAAKQPQQERKTFTDSAQSYFWTIIFLAFGGGGIFLLQQHLKNRPPMAVLPARAAEVVVLPAPKGAEVGNYQANAEPVQEPLVIQTKYSNRDTSRISAAVTPVPTRDTAQKKKIVKDSALPKLPPADTNTRKLAAQTPPPPAETPKEPQKEAPKEKAPEPAPVAKAEKEEEPAAKPANGDDYVYRSAMQYQQQGDYNEAINQFRKLSDKGKYAERARYQMAICYRAKGQKGKARRMLRDIANSESPMKSLAQEELSSMN
- a CDS encoding C40 family peptidase, with product MPLAITIVPVMPLRAEPSHRAEMISQAVFGECLETETVTQDGWVKVRMQYEGYEGWVTLSHLETIPQGLFEAPPTHVVRHWQAVLQLNGKPVHVPYGSLLKLGTAEWGSVSVAAGEGIVPFKPAPAPREAWEPIAMEFLNTGYLWGGKTVFGTDCSGFTQTVYKILGIPLLRDAYQQAAQGETISFLQEVKPGDLAFFDNPEGRITHVGIMLDEQRIIHSSGKVRIDPVDNQGIVNADTGERTHKLRLIKRLF